In Gigantopelta aegis isolate Gae_Host chromosome 6, Gae_host_genome, whole genome shotgun sequence, the following are encoded in one genomic region:
- the LOC121373935 gene encoding uncharacterized protein LOC121373935 — protein MDEPSNNLTAFESAFEEWLSKAAPPSLERMDEVETGSVCSQADKNNNTDSDVDGDLPSARPMRDSPPLLSSHFKDVQNSSKTIRLKRLTRHKPPSMALCQAIKRKYFSNHGNSRRHFSLQQFASNNTRSTFIKVPTNSGASRKKEEKYIKTNFIDAKCPTSSHSDASRCRGKYGSRRTDDGSQLKKNSVEKFTDSHSMSVPHSTEVSPVSDAGYGEDIAVDSEHDDISRRSNGYHSMEEFQLTSVSPPSQSESPLSSAGEGNHPAFLCSKSLGVGFNLHSVYRTKSARKNHSPNSYDSDFVESPNSCHIPPSKSPSHTVSHCNPSKSPEHLTVLQISKHYKLESQRDEERPLILKIKCDRSPQYKKSPMYFCENVTPTDSPPKLKLIDSERNSRGFASENNSCRKRSSRSHSEISNSSHEPEQRHSFKQSVSVESVTDRLCECDSVSKELAAASPDHSCDDVVLEEEAKIPRQNRQKSRRNGSRVCGCCMSSPKKHRFRGEKRKRSLSVSNTPGSIVFTSGSTSHLKCDVTYMSPKQRKFVKSALNLSSLQQKLHILFIHLFPRLESALVAMPPESLRFEDMLDEVIRTLEASPEDEQLMDSEELSKQLLGVSLRADTSSVTVFEPQVQLCNTPKDCLEEYQEKIYTLLKLLLPDLTLKYEYVLRFPKDLEKFLDRLVAWNYRSL, from the coding sequence ATGGATGAACCATCAAACAATTTGACTGCTTTTGAGAGTGCTTTTGAAGAGTGGTTAAGCAAGGCAGCACCTCCCTCACTGGAGAGGATGGATGAGGTAGAGACTGGGAGCGTCTGTAGCCAGGcggacaaaaacaataacacggATTCTGACGTGGATGGTGATCTACCCTCAGCTCGGCCGATGAGAGACAGTCCTCCATTGTTATCTAGTCATTTTAAGGATGTTCAGAACAGCAGCAAAACAATCAGGCTAAAACGACTGACAAGACATAAACCACCATCCATGGCTCTGTGCCAAGCAatcaaaagaaaatatttcagTAACCACGGTAACAGCCGGAGACATTTCTCCTTACAGCAATTTGCAAGCAATAATACAAGATCCACTTTTATTAAAGTACCCACAAACAGTGGTGCCTcgagaaaaaaagaggaaaagtatattaaaacaaacttcattgaTGCCAAATGTCCCACCAGTTCTCACAGTGACGCAAGTCGTTGCCGGGGGAAATATGGGTCTCGCAGAACAGATGATGGATCTCAGCTGAAGAAGAATTCGGTGGAAAAGTTTACAGACAGCCATTCAATGTCTGTTCCTCATAGTACTGAGGTGTCTCCCGTGAGTGACGCTGGTTACGGTGAAGACATAGCTGTTGATTCCGAGCACGATGACATCTCCCGCAGGAGTAACGGTTACCATTCTATGGAAGAATTCCAACTGACCAGTGTCTCGCCACCTAGTCAGTCCGAATCCCCGCTCAGTAGTGCAGGGGAAGGAAATCATCCCGCGTTCCTGTGTTCAAAGAGTCTTGGTGTCGGATTTAACTTGCATTCTGTGTACAGGACCAAATCTGCACGTAAGAACCACAGTCCTAATTCTTACGATTCTGATTTCGTTGAGTCCCCCAACTCGTGTCACATACCTCCATCAAAATCACCAAGTCATACTGTGAGTCACTGTAACCCATCTAAATCACCAGAGCACTTGACGGTGCTGCAGATTTCTAAACATTACAAACTAGAAAGCCAAAGAGATGAAGAAAGGCCTCTTATATTAAAGATTAAGTGCGACAGGAGTCCGCAGTACAAAAAATCTCCCATGTACTTCTGTGAAAATGTTACACCAACCGATTCACCTCCAAAGCTGAAATTGATCGATTCAGAAAGAAACAGTCGTGGTTTTGCTAGCGAAAACAATTCTTGTAGGAAAAGATCATCAAGGAGTCATAGTGAGATTTCCAATTCCAGCCACGAGCCAGAACAAAGGCACTCTTTCAAGCAGAGTGTCAGTGTTGAGTCTGTCACTGATAGGCTGTGCGAATGTGATTCCGTGAGTAAGGAGTTGGCTGCAGCTTCACCTGATCATTCCTGTGATGATGTTGTGTTGGAAGAGGAGGCAAAGATCCCGAGGCAAAACCGCCAGAAGTCTCGGAGAAACGGTTCTCGCGTTTGTGGCTGCTGTATGAGTTCTCCGAAGAAACACCGATTCAGAGGTGAAAAACGCAAGCGGTCGCTCTCCGTTTCGAACACTCCAGGCTCCATTGTGTTCACCAGTGGATCGACGTCACATCTCAAGTGCGATGTGACGTACATGTCACCGAAACAAAGAAAGTTTGTGAAAAGTGCTTTAAACCTGTCCAGTCTGCAGCAGAAACTGCACATCCTGTTCATACACCTATTTCCGAGACTGGAGTCTGCTCTGGTTGCAATGCCTCCCGAATCGCTTAGGTTCGAAGACATGCTCGACGAAGTGATAAGGACACTGGAAGCATCTCCCGAGGATGAACAGCTCATGGACTCTGAAGAGCTGAGCAAACAGCTTCTCGGCGTGTCGCTGAGAGCAGACACTTCATCGGTTACAGTGTTTGAGCCGCAGGTTCAGCTGTGTAACACTCCAAAGGACTGCCTGGAGGAGTACCAGGAAAAGATCTACACTCTCCTCAAACTGTTGCTCCCTGATCTCACACTGAAGTACGAATACGTTCTCCGCTTTCCAAAGGATCTCGAGAAGTTCTTGGACCGTCTGGTGGCTTGGAACTACCGTTCTTTGTGA